A window of Auraticoccus monumenti contains these coding sequences:
- the hisI gene encoding phosphoribosyl-AMP cyclohydrolase: MSTDPEQTPDLPAEEPVLDEDLAALLRRNEDGLVPAVVQDADSGRVLMLAWMDDEALRRTLTSRQGTYWSRSREEYWVKGATSGHTQHVRSVELDCDGDALLLTVDQIGPACHTGRPSCFDSHRLLADRT; encoded by the coding sequence GTGAGCACCGACCCCGAGCAGACCCCCGACCTCCCGGCCGAGGAGCCCGTCCTGGACGAGGACCTGGCCGCCCTGCTGCGCCGCAACGAGGACGGCCTCGTACCGGCGGTGGTGCAGGACGCCGACAGCGGGCGGGTGCTGATGCTGGCCTGGATGGACGACGAGGCGCTGCGGCGGACGCTGACCTCCCGGCAGGGCACGTACTGGTCGCGCAGCCGTGAGGAGTACTGGGTCAAGGGCGCCACCAGCGGACACACCCAGCACGTCCGCTCGGTCGAGCTGGACTGCGACGGGGACGCGCTGCTGCTCACGGTGGACCAGATCGGCCCGGCCTGCCACACCGGGCGGCCGTCCTGCTTCGACAGCCACCGGCTGCTGGCCGACCGCACCTGA
- a CDS encoding DUF6886 family protein → MSGAAPAAGVARAPAGEVWHFSEDPGITEFVPHVAATARQPEAFVWAVDGDRCPDYWFPRQCPRAMAWRTPGSGPEVGDRLLGGGVQRVHGIEYPWLRALTTTTVHAYPFAAEQFRPFGDPPHAYVSEQLVRPLRPPLPVTDLVEQHERAGIQLRVVTDLFSWWAEVVPSGLGFSGIRLRNSPNVREV, encoded by the coding sequence ATGAGCGGGGCGGCGCCCGCCGCCGGGGTGGCCCGGGCGCCGGCCGGCGAGGTCTGGCACTTCAGCGAGGACCCGGGCATCACCGAGTTCGTCCCGCACGTCGCCGCCACCGCCCGGCAGCCGGAGGCCTTCGTCTGGGCCGTGGACGGCGACCGCTGCCCGGACTACTGGTTCCCGCGGCAGTGCCCGCGGGCCATGGCCTGGCGGACCCCGGGCAGCGGGCCGGAGGTCGGGGACCGGCTGCTGGGCGGGGGCGTGCAGCGCGTCCACGGCATCGAGTACCCGTGGCTGCGGGCACTGACGACCACGACCGTGCACGCCTACCCCTTCGCGGCCGAGCAGTTCCGCCCCTTCGGCGACCCGCCGCACGCCTACGTCAGCGAGCAGCTGGTGCGGCCCCTGCGCCCACCGCTGCCGGTCACCGACCTGGTCGAGCAGCACGAGCGGGCCGGCATCCAGCTGCGGGTGGTCACGGACCTGTTCAGCTGGTGGGCCGAGGTGGTGCCCTCAGGGTTGGGTTTCTCCGGCATCCGCCTCCGCAACTCCCCGAACGTCCGCGAAGTCTGA
- a CDS encoding TIGR03085 family metal-binding protein, whose amino-acid sequence MNLAQSERAGLCDLLDAVGPDAPTLCGDWTSHDLAAHLWVRETDPLGAPGIVAKPLAGLTEKRMNETKERWPFAELVDKIRRGPSRFSVFALPGVDEPANATEFYIHHEDVRRAGEAPLGPRDLDAETEDWVWRRLKLLGRAFFRRAPVGVVLERPEGPGEPLRVAAGEQTVTLVGRPTELLLYAYGRGRVADVTTIGDDEAVEKLRGSDFSL is encoded by the coding sequence GTGAATCTCGCTCAGTCGGAACGTGCTGGCCTCTGCGACCTGCTGGACGCGGTCGGACCCGACGCGCCCACGCTCTGCGGGGACTGGACCAGCCACGACCTGGCCGCGCACCTGTGGGTGCGGGAGACCGACCCGCTCGGGGCTCCCGGCATCGTGGCCAAGCCGCTGGCCGGGCTGACCGAGAAGCGGATGAACGAGACCAAGGAGCGCTGGCCCTTCGCCGAGCTGGTGGACAAGATCCGCCGCGGGCCGAGCCGGTTCTCCGTCTTCGCCCTCCCCGGGGTGGACGAGCCGGCCAACGCCACCGAGTTCTACATCCACCACGAGGACGTCCGCCGCGCCGGGGAGGCCCCCCTGGGTCCCCGCGACCTGGACGCCGAGACCGAGGACTGGGTCTGGCGCCGGCTCAAGCTGCTCGGACGGGCCTTCTTCCGCCGTGCACCGGTCGGGGTGGTGCTGGAGCGGCCCGAGGGCCCGGGTGAGCCGCTGCGGGTGGCTGCGGGTGAGCAGACCGTGACCCTGGTCGGACGTCCCACCGAGCTGCTGCTCTACGCCTACGGCCGCGGCCGGGTCGCCGACGTGACCACCATCGGCGACGACGAGGCCGTGGAGAAGCTGCGGGGCTCGGACTTCAGCCTCTGA